A single Leptolyngbya sp. 'hensonii' DNA region contains:
- a CDS encoding alpha/beta hydrolase, giving the protein MVVEIPNQLTEAASIAMAGAIEVQPILMSLADTPIGTAYVRQGEGNPPVVLIHGFDSSLLEFRRLLPLLAAHTETWALDLLGFGFTQRSTTIPPSPATIKTHLYCCWKMLIQRPMVLVGASMGGAAAIEFTLTYPDCVSHLILIDSAGIQGGAIPGGLLIPPLDKLATAFLRNPKVRQRISINAYHDPSLASSDALCCTSLHLTQPGWSEALIAFTKSGGYGSFRHQLAQIQQPTLILWGDRDRILGTAAADRFRQAIPNSTLIWIPQCGHVPHLEKPEVVAHHILGALDLNQPQACPADATGDAHTGKSETPEPA; this is encoded by the coding sequence ATGGTAGTGGAAATTCCAAATCAGTTGACGGAGGCTGCTTCGATTGCGATGGCTGGGGCGATCGAGGTCCAACCGATCCTGATGTCTCTCGCAGATACCCCGATCGGAACGGCTTATGTGCGGCAGGGTGAGGGGAATCCGCCTGTGGTCTTGATCCACGGCTTCGATAGTTCTCTGCTGGAGTTCCGACGGCTCCTACCGCTGCTGGCTGCCCATACGGAAACCTGGGCGTTGGATTTGCTGGGGTTTGGGTTTACCCAACGATCGACCACCATTCCTCCCAGTCCAGCTACGATTAAAACCCATCTGTATTGCTGCTGGAAGATGCTGATTCAACGACCCATGGTTCTGGTCGGAGCATCCATGGGGGGCGCTGCTGCGATCGAGTTCACCCTGACCTATCCGGATTGTGTCAGCCATCTGATCCTGATCGATAGCGCTGGGATACAGGGTGGGGCCATCCCTGGTGGGCTGCTGATCCCACCCCTGGACAAACTGGCAACGGCGTTCTTACGCAATCCCAAGGTGCGGCAGCGGATCAGCATCAATGCTTACCATGACCCCAGTCTCGCTTCTTCCGACGCCCTCTGCTGCACGTCCCTGCACCTGACTCAACCAGGCTGGAGTGAGGCTCTGATCGCCTTTACTAAAAGTGGTGGGTATGGATCTTTTCGGCATCAATTAGCCCAGATCCAACAACCAACCCTGATTCTGTGGGGCGATCGGGATCGGATTCTGGGCACTGCTGCCGCCGATCGCTTCCGGCAGGCTATCCCCAACAGCACCCTGATCTGGATTCCCCAGTGCGGTCATGTCCCCCATCTGGAAAAGCCAGAGGTGGTGGCCCATCATATTCTCGGTGCCCTTGACCTCAATCAGCCACAAGCTTGCCCAGCAGATGCAACAGGCGACGCTCATACCGGAAAATCAGAAACGCCAGAACCGGCATGA